Sequence from the uncultured Fibrobacter sp. genome:
ATTTCTAGGGATGCCGATGCTATTTACTATTCCGGCTCCGGTAACAGCAACAGCAACAATGCTACTGTGACTTACCTGCTCAACAGGGCCGAGGCGGGTGGCCATGGGCTCATGATGTCCCGTTTCAAATCTTGCGCCATGCAAGGCAATAAGAAGAATTCCTTGATGAACAGCGGATTTATCTTGCGTTCTAATGACAATGCCGGTGAATATTCGATTCTGAGTATTTACGGAGTACAAGAATCTGGGAATTTCAGCGTGGTTGCTAGGATGTGCGAAGGCGATGGAACTGGAATTAATAACGTGAACAAATCGCATTGCAGTGCCGAGAAACCCTTTGGAATCCGCTTGACCAGTTCTGAGTTCGCCAATACGGCCTTCAATGTCAATGTCGATGTCCGTGGTGATAATGCGGTTATCGAGTTGAGCTATAAGAACGGCTCTTCTTGGGTGCGTTCTACCGTATCGCTCCCGCTGACGATCCCGGCGAGTTACGGGCAGTTTGTGGGGCTTAGCCTTGCGGAAGACTGCTTTAAGGTGTATAACTTGGGCTGGGAATCGAATGACTGGTATGGTCAGGATTGCTTCGATATTCCTAAGGTCACGTGTTCCTTCGCCACGAATTACTTGGGCGGCATCCTGCCTCTGAACGAAGAAACAACCCCGTGGGTCGGTTTGTCCAAGTGGTTCAACAATCCGACGGATCCGACGAAAATGCACGATGGCTGCACTCTGTCGTACCACTATAATGGTTGCGATCTCGACGACGATTTGCTCACGAATCGCTGCGATCCGTGGCTTGATGGAACGACGCATTGTTCTTCTTGTAGCTTTAATACCGACGATGGCCCTTACTATGTGACAGGAAAATTCGCGAATACACTCAAGAATTCGACTTACACATTTGGTGTTGCTGGGCTCCATGGTATGTCGAAGACCTACAACTACAATGGCTCTACCGTCTATGGCGCTGTCCGTGAGGCGAGTGTGACTGTAGATTGCAGTGGCAGCGGAGGCAATGGCCATTTGTATACGGCCAGTTGCGGCCGTTTCATGGTGGGTGATATCTCGGAATGTGCACAGGATGTCTCATTCTCGACAGATGCTTGCGTCAACCAGACGAGTTGCGTAGTTTCTGTTTCTGGCGGTGTCGCCAACCTCCGTTCCTCTGCGATGAGTGGAGATGTGTCTGGCCTTCCCGAAGACCCGAACAGCGGTATTGCGCCGACGATTTCGATGGTTATGAAGGATGCAAATGGCCGACTGTCGCAGGAATTCCAGATTAACGGCAACGGGAGATTCACCCGCGATGTGAACCTGATGGCCGACATGCAGGAATTTGACCCTGAAAAAGTTGTTGCCATTGAATTCAGCAGCGCCCATGCCTTCACTCTCTCTGGCCTCTCCAGTTCTTGCCCGAATGCGGTGGGCGTCTTGGGTTGCTCTGCGCAAATTGAAGGTGACCGGTTTGTTGTTCACTCGACGATAACCAATGCGAGCGCTGCGGTTTGTAAGGTGGATGGCACTGAAAAATACGGAACCAGCGAAAAGGATTGCCCGTCGGATGGTGTATTCTACATTCCTGCTGTTGATGTCTATAAAAACTTGAATAACAGCGGTGACTTGCAGCGTAGTTATACCTTTACAGTGACTACGACCGCCAAGGACGATAAGAACCAGAAAACGACTTGCACAACGGATCCTGTGGTGCTGTCCAGGAACGAATTTACTTGTAGCGTTTCGACGCATGGTGAACTTGTCGCGGGCGATGAAATGCCTGCAATCAATTACAGCATTACCAACTGTCCGCAGAGTGGATGCTCTGTGATTGCGACTGTGGGTGGCGAGCCTCCTGTTACCTTGAATTACCGAGATGACGGACTCGTGGCAAGCTGGATGCCCAACATCAACACTAAGGCCGGGACCTACCAGTATATACTGGAATACGGTGGCCTTACATGCGAAGCCTCGGTCACCTTCAAGGATGGGCAAGACGGCGAAGCGACTAATTGCGCGATTGACTTCTCCGACAGTACCTTCACGGCCGACCTCTCTCTACCTTCTGGTGGGAACAGCACTGTGAAACTTTGGTATACGGACTACTTGGGCAATATCATTGGTCAGGCGAAGAACGCGTCTCCTTCGACGACGTCCTTCCGTGAACATTTGCCGGCTATTACGGTCAGTGGGCAGTATATACTCGTGCTGAGCATCAATGGCAAGGAAGCTTGCTCCGTGAACTACGAATATACAGCACCGGTTCAAATTAAAGCCGATTGTTACATTGAGAATGGCCGCTTCAAGACCAAGAACAAGAATACCTTTGGCAAGACGCTGTATGGCGTGAAATTGAATTATAACCAAGATGGCGGTATATATGGTAATGGCGTGATTATTGATGCCGGTACCGATACATGGGCCATGGATAGTTATTTGGACATGAATGCTTACCTTCCTACAACTCCAGGCACGTACACCTATAATCTTTGGGATACGGAACACCTCTGCTCGGTCACCTACGAAGTTACTGGAGAAAATACTGAAGGAAACTAGAATCTAGCAGTGCTGGAAATAAAATTCTGAAAAAAAGGAACCCTTGCGGGGTTCCTTTTTAGTATCGTCATTGCGAGCCACGAAGTGGCGTGGCAATCTAGGCGAGAATCTGTTACTTGATGACGAGCATCGAGTCGTCCCAGGCTTCATGCTTTTCGAGGCCGAGGAGGTTTGCAGTCGTTGCTGCGATGTTGGAGAGACCCCAGTCGCCTTCCTTGAGGCCGAGCTTGCCGCCGGTCACGTTATCGTACAAGATGCAAGGAACCTTGTTGAGCGTGTGGCTGGTCTTGGCCTTGAAGGAACCGTCCTTGTTGACCTTCGGCATGCCGGTCTTCTTGTCGATTTCGTACATTTCGTCGGCGTTACCGTGGTCAGCCGTGATGATAGCAACACCACCGAGGGCGTCGATCACCGGGAGCAAGCGGGCGAGGCCGATGTCCACAGCTTCGATAGCCATCGTAGCAGCGCGGAAGGAACCAGTGTGGCCCACCATGTCGCCGTTCGGGAAGTTGCAGCGGAGAGTCTGGTACTTGCCGCTCTTCAAAGCTTCGATCATGGCGTCGGTGATTTCGGCTGCCTTCATCCACGGGCGCTGTTCGAACGGAACAACGTCAGATTCAATTTCGAGGTAGGTTTCGCCGTCGAACTTGCTGGAACGGTTACCATTCCAGAAGTAAGTCACGTGACCGTACTTCTGAGTTTCGGAGCAAGCGAACTGCTTCACGCCCGTTTCGGCGAGCCATTCGCCGCTGGTTTCCTTGATTGCCGGAGGCGGCACCAAGAAGCGGTTCGGGAGCTTGAGGTCGCCGTCGTACTGGAGCATGCCAGCGTAGCAGACGTGCGGGAAGCGCTTGCGGTCAAATTCGTTGAAGGATTCTTCTTCGAAGGCGCGCGTGATTTCGATGGCGCGGTCGCCACGGAAGTTGAAGAACACCACGGAGTCGCCGTCGTTGATGGTGCCGACCGGCTGGCCGTCCTTCGCGATCACGAACGGGGGCAAGTCCTGGTCAATGGCCTTGGTTTCGCCACGGAGGGTTTCGATAGCCTGGGTGGCGTTGTCGAAGTAGCGGCCTTCGCCAAGCACGTGGGTCTTCCAGCCGAGTTCCACCATCTTCCAGTTAGCGTTGTAACGGTCCATGGTAATCTGCATACGGCCACCGCCGCTAGCAATGCAGACGTCGAATTCCGGGCTGCGGAGTTCGTCCATGAACTTTTCGAACGGGCCGACGTAATCGAGGGCGGAAGTTTCCGGCACGTCACGACCGTCGAGGAGGATGTGCACGCGGACCTTCTTGAGGCCTTCCTTCTTGGCCTGGGCGACCATGGCCTTGAGGTGGCTGATGTTGGAGTGGACGTTACCGTCGCTGAAGAGGCCGATGAAGTGAAGCACGGAACCGTGGTCACGCACGTTGGAGGCGATTTCCTTCCAGGCGTCGCGGCCGAAGATGTCGCCGGAGACG
This genomic interval carries:
- the gpmI gene encoding 2,3-bisphosphoglycerate-independent phosphoglycerate mutase, with the protein product MLKKLSNFPGIKGPVVTIVMDGFGITDKVEGNAIKAARTPTLDNLFKMYPNVLLKAHGRAVGMPTNEDMGNSEVGHNAIGAGQVYNQGAALVQDAIVSGDIFGRDAWKEIASNVRDHGSVLHFIGLFSDGNVHSNISHLKAMVAQAKKEGLKKVRVHILLDGRDVPETSALDYVGPFEKFMDELRSPEFDVCIASGGGRMQITMDRYNANWKMVELGWKTHVLGEGRYFDNATQAIETLRGETKAIDQDLPPFVIAKDGQPVGTINDGDSVVFFNFRGDRAIEITRAFEEESFNEFDRKRFPHVCYAGMLQYDGDLKLPNRFLVPPPAIKETSGEWLAETGVKQFACSETQKYGHVTYFWNGNRSSKFDGETYLEIESDVVPFEQRPWMKAAEITDAMIEALKSGKYQTLRCNFPNGDMVGHTGSFRAATMAIEAVDIGLARLLPVIDALGGVAIITADHGNADEMYEIDKKTGMPKVNKDGSFKAKTSHTLNKVPCILYDNVTGGKLGLKEGDWGLSNIAATTANLLGLEKHEAWDDSMLVIK